The following are encoded together in the Brassica napus cultivar Da-Ae chromosome A9, Da-Ae, whole genome shotgun sequence genome:
- the LOC125575442 gene encoding cullin-1-like codes for MFTESDMGKNLIFEDIKAKIGSVVTNLTRFLEGDNEDKTLLNEDKTLRKTISKMCPSLRCHLCFYYERIYRTYYRETVLPSLKNTHGKELLEKLYQRMINHKIMVSSLSEIFEDLNKFLADGSYMRSKKMSRSLPLQVLRDRRNRGTVIQNFEDLAMFSFREYLLLEINPESRVAVVNMIMEEREGVAIDSDLLKKVLDIYMQSGIGTVQVYEEHFEDFFLQQTASYYSHKASSWIQEYSCPEYMMKCEESLEKEKERVTRYLHSSTEPKLVEIMQNQLLFLGAKQFLDKGQSGCGALLRDDKKDDLSRMYRLYHAIPQVLEPVADVFRLHIATEGSVLIKEAEDSATSGIVEEQVLVRKIIDLHDKYMAYVTDCFQNHTLFHKALKEAFEIFCNKKVAGKPSAELLATFLYNLFKKAANDKSNDDSALESTIYNVVKLIVYISDRDLFAELYRKKLARWLLSGQSGGGGHEMLILKLKKQFGNLFTKKMETMVNDMELTKDIQRLYMGVAKPEVDFTATVLTLSSWPSYKTSPEPNLPVEMVKCTKAFDPFYKSITKSRKLNWAYSLGKCHVTGRFDAGSIELVVSTYQAAVLCVFNNAERLTFNEIIEQVKLDHEDLARVLHSLSCADYKILKKEPASKTISKTDSFEFNSKFTNKKQRIKVPLPTLDEPLIDKVVDEVVKDRPSAIEACLVKIMKEKKVLQFRQLIAECVERLSHLFKPEIKQIKKRIEKLMEKDYLIRDIDDANSFKYVA; via the exons ATGTTCACAGAATCAG ATATGGGGAAGAATCTCATTTTTGAGGACATAAAGGCGAAGATAGGATCTGTGGTAACAAATCTCACCCGTTTTTTGGAAGGGGATAATGAGGATAAAACCCTTCTCAATGAGGATAAAACGCTTCGCAAGACTATTTCAAAGATGTGTCCCTCTTTGCGATGTCATCTTTGCTTCTACTATGAACGCATTTACAGAACATATTATAGAGAAACT GTCTTACCAAGTTTAAAGAACACGCACGGAAAAgagttgcttgagaagcttTACCAGAGGATGattaatcacaaaatcatgGTATCGTCGCTGTCAGAGATTTTCGAAGATCTCAACAAGTTTCTTGCTGACGGGTCTTACATGCGTTCAAAAAAAATGTCCCGAAGCTTGCCTCTTCAAGTACTCCGTGACAGACGAAACCGTGGAACAGTTATCCAGAACTTTGAAGACCTTGCAATGTTTTCCTTTCGAGAGTATCTTTTATTAGAGATAAACCCCGAGTCCAGAGTTGCTGTTGTGAACATG ATTATGGAAGAACGCGAGGGCGTTGCGATTGACAGCGATCTACTGAAAAAAGTGCTAGATATCTACATGCAGAGTGGGATAGGAACTGTACAAGTATACGAAGAGCATTTTGAAGACTTCTTTCTTCAACAAACAGCTTCTTACTATTCTCATAAAGCCTCAAGCTGGATCCAAGAGTATTCTTGCCCTGAATACATGATGAAGTGTGAGGAGTctttagagaaggagaaggagagagtCACTCGCTACCTTCATTCAAGCACTGAGCCAAAGCTAGTTGAGATCATGCAGAATCAGTTGTTGTTTTTGGGTGCAAAGCAGTTTCTAGACAAAGGGCAGTCAGGTTGCGGGGCATTGCTAAGAGATGACAAGAAAGATGATCTCTCCAGGATGTACAGGCTTTATCATGCTATTCCTCAAGTGTTGGAACCTGTTGCAGACGTCTTCAGGCTTCATATTGCTACAGAAGGGAGCGTACTTATCAAAGAAGCTGAAGACTCGGCTACTAGTGGTATCGTGGAGGAACAGGTTCTTGTCAGAAAGATAATTGACTTGCACGATAAGTACATGGCCTATGTCACGGACTGCTTTCAGAACCACACATTATTCCATAAGGCGTTGAAAGAAGCCTTTGAAATCTTTTGTAACAAGAAAGTTGCTGGAAAGCCAAGTGCAGAGTTACTTGCAACGTTTCTTTACAATCTTTTCAAAAAGGCAGCCAATGACAAGTCGAATGATGACTCTGCACTCGAGTCTACAATCTACAAT GTTGTAAAGTTGATTGTCTATATAAGTGACAGGGATCTTTTCGCCGAGTTATATAG GAAGAAGCTAGCCCGTTGGCTCTTATCTGGTCAAAGTGGTGGTGGCGGGCATGAAATGCTAATTTTAAAGCTCAAAAAACAATTCGGTAATCTGTTTACTAAAAAGATGGAGACCATG GTCAATGATATGGAATTGACAAAAGATATTCAAAGACTCTACATGGGAGTTGCAAAACCGGAAGTTGATTTTACTGCCACTGTTCTCACCTTGTCTTCTTGGCCAAGTTACAAGACATCACCAGAACCCAATCTACCAGTCGAAATGGTCAAGTGTACTAAGGCTTTCGATCCCTTTTATAAAAGTATAACCAAATCGAGGAAGCTTAACTGGGCTTACTCTCTGGGAAAATGTCATGTTACTGGAAGATTCGATGCAGGATCAATCGAATTGGTCGTGTCTACCTACCAG GCTGCTGTTCTTTGTGTTTTCAACAACGCAGAGAGATTAACTTTCAACGAGATAATTGAGCAAGTAAAGCTTGACCATGAAGATCTTGCAAGGGTGCTTCATTCACTCTCATGCGCAGATTACAAGATTCTTAAAAAGGAGCCAGCCTCAAAGACCATCTCTAAAACTGATTCGTTCGAGTTCAACTCCAAGTTCACCAATAAGAAGCAGAGAATCAAG GTCCCTCTTCCTACACTGGATGAACCGCTAATCGATAAAGTTGTCGATGAAGTTGTTAAAGATAGACCCAGTGCGATTGAAGCTTGTCTTGTGAAGATCATGAAGGAAAAGAAAGTGTTGCAGTTTAGACAGCTAATCGCTGAGTGTGTTGAGCGGCTTAGCCATTTGTTCAAG CCTGAGATAAAGCAGATCAAGAAACGTATTGAGAAACTGATGGAAAAGGATTATTTGATTAGGGATATCGACGATGCCAACTCTTTCAAATACGTTGCTTAG
- the BNAA10G03660D gene encoding uncharacterized protein BNAA10G03660D isoform X1, whose amino-acid sequence MATADDSKSVVCSCCDRKVVEVDPKTWKLFNEMVPKERYDEQIAPVEMPRVKSRVLKRLLTYSVRISDTTCSSKTWMYDEFLHGEERLTSLMDLIKVADYLDLQSLYAGVIQYVEDKSQEEISYMVRNEDLRSLLKIVKSALYYLEESEELLSAVLPLLMKSQEEFSQMIVKEDILGLIKLIEVAKPLSYEKLCKAVHSLILNKSIDQLSLEIHNQNLKALIKIFWVARAEKLQTLQDMVVQYVFDKSDEELVQMVSTELPCYQSIYLSEARYLRVGTTEAEEIFNWPSNDTLNQKIPIEEQIPIEEAGDGSNHIPIEEAVDGSNQIPIEEAGDGSKKKEGLQKKRTKTNKLKLVPCISKNPSTKKQKKDLSDN is encoded by the exons TTCTAAGAGTGTCGTGTGTAGTTGCTGTGATAGGAAGGTTGTAGAAGTTGATCCCAAGACATGGAAGTTGTTCAATGAGATGGTTCCAAAGGAACGATACGATGAGCAAATTGCGCCGGTGGAGATGCCCCGTGTGAAAAGCAGAGTCCTCAAGAGGCTTTTAACCTACAGCGTTAGGATCAGTGATACCACTTGCTCCTCGAAGACTTGGATGTATGACGAGTTCCTACACGGTGAAGAGCGCCTGACCAGTCTCATGGACCTTATCAAG GTGGCTGATTATCTGGATCTTCAGTCATTGTATGCTGGTGTCATCCAGTATGTGGAGGACAAATCACAAGAAGAAATATCCTATATGGTACGCAATGAAGATCTCAGGAGTCTCCTCAAGATTGTCAAG TCGGCTCTTTATTACCTGGAAGAGTCTGAGGAGCTCTTGTCTGCTGTGCTGCCccttttaatgaaatcacaAGAAGAGTTCTCCCAGATGATTGTCAAAGAAGATATCCTCGGTTTGATCAAATTGATCGAG GTGGCTAAGCCCTTGTCTTATGAGAAACTGTGCAAAGCTGTGCACAGCCTTATCCTCAATAAATCCATAGACCAGCTTTCCCTGGAAATCCATAACCAAAACCTCAAGGCTCTCATCAAAATTTTCTGG GTGGCTAGAGCTGAGAAACTTCAGACACTCCAAGACATGGTGGTCCAATATGTCTTCGATAAATCAGATGAGGAGTTGGTCCAGATGGTAAGCACCGAATTACCTTGCTATCAGTCCATCTACTTGTCCGAGGCTCGGTATCTGCGAGTGGGCACCACTGAAGCTGAGGAAATATTTAATTGGCCCTCTAACGACACATTGAATCAAAAAATTCCCATCGAGGAGCAAATTCCCATCGAGGAGGCTGGGGATGGTAGCAATCACATTCCCATCGAGGAGGCTGTGGATGGTAGCAATCAAATTCCCATCGAGGAGGCTGGGGATGGTAGCAAAAAG AAGGAAGGATTGCAAAAGAAGAGGACCAAGACTAACAAGCTGAAGTTGGTACCATGCATAAGTAAGAACCCAAGTACAAAAAAGCAGAAGAAGGATCTCTCGGATAACTAA
- the BNAA10G03660D gene encoding uncharacterized protein BNAA10G03660D isoform X2, whose amino-acid sequence MATADDSKSVVCSCCDRKVVEVDPKTWKLFNEMVPKERYDEQIAPVEMPRVKSRVLKRLLTYSVRISDTTCSSKTWMYDEFLHGEERLTSLMDLIKVADYLDLQSLYAGVIQYVEDKSQEEISYMVRNEDLRSLLKIVKSALYYLEESEELLSAVLPLLMKSQEEFSQMIVKEDILGLIKLIEVAKPLSYEKLCKAVHSLILNKSIDQLSLEIHNQNLKALIKIFWVARAEKLQTLQDMVVQYVFDKSDEELVQMVSTELPCYQSIYLSEARYLRVGTTEAEEIFNWPSNDTLNQKIPIEEQIPIEEAGDGSNHIPIEEAVDGSNQIPIEEAGDGSKKEGLQKKRTKTNKLKLVPCISKNPSTKKQKKDLSDN is encoded by the exons TTCTAAGAGTGTCGTGTGTAGTTGCTGTGATAGGAAGGTTGTAGAAGTTGATCCCAAGACATGGAAGTTGTTCAATGAGATGGTTCCAAAGGAACGATACGATGAGCAAATTGCGCCGGTGGAGATGCCCCGTGTGAAAAGCAGAGTCCTCAAGAGGCTTTTAACCTACAGCGTTAGGATCAGTGATACCACTTGCTCCTCGAAGACTTGGATGTATGACGAGTTCCTACACGGTGAAGAGCGCCTGACCAGTCTCATGGACCTTATCAAG GTGGCTGATTATCTGGATCTTCAGTCATTGTATGCTGGTGTCATCCAGTATGTGGAGGACAAATCACAAGAAGAAATATCCTATATGGTACGCAATGAAGATCTCAGGAGTCTCCTCAAGATTGTCAAG TCGGCTCTTTATTACCTGGAAGAGTCTGAGGAGCTCTTGTCTGCTGTGCTGCCccttttaatgaaatcacaAGAAGAGTTCTCCCAGATGATTGTCAAAGAAGATATCCTCGGTTTGATCAAATTGATCGAG GTGGCTAAGCCCTTGTCTTATGAGAAACTGTGCAAAGCTGTGCACAGCCTTATCCTCAATAAATCCATAGACCAGCTTTCCCTGGAAATCCATAACCAAAACCTCAAGGCTCTCATCAAAATTTTCTGG GTGGCTAGAGCTGAGAAACTTCAGACACTCCAAGACATGGTGGTCCAATATGTCTTCGATAAATCAGATGAGGAGTTGGTCCAGATGGTAAGCACCGAATTACCTTGCTATCAGTCCATCTACTTGTCCGAGGCTCGGTATCTGCGAGTGGGCACCACTGAAGCTGAGGAAATATTTAATTGGCCCTCTAACGACACATTGAATCAAAAAATTCCCATCGAGGAGCAAATTCCCATCGAGGAGGCTGGGGATGGTAGCAATCACATTCCCATCGAGGAGGCTGTGGATGGTAGCAATCAAATTCCCATCGAGGAGGCTGGGGATGGTAGCAAAAAG GAAGGATTGCAAAAGAAGAGGACCAAGACTAACAAGCTGAAGTTGGTACCATGCATAAGTAAGAACCCAAGTACAAAAAAGCAGAAGAAGGATCTCTCGGATAACTAA